The DNA region TGCGTTCACCGGGCGCGATTCCGGCTCCATCGAGATCATGGTGACGGCGAGGGACGGATCGTTGCGCCTGACCATCGAAGATGACGGCATCGGCTCCACCGAGCCCAAGGAACAGGCCACGCCGCGGCGGCGGTCCATGGGAATGGACCTGATCCGGGCCTTCACCCGGCAAATCCACGGTGAATACAGCTTCACCCGTGGGCGCGGCACGCGGTTCGACCTTGTCTTCCCGCAGGATGGCGATGCCGCCTAGCGGGCGATCGCTTCAGACGGAACCGTCGGAAGCGTGAATCGCACGGAAAATCAGGAAACTGGAATCCGTCCGATGCTTCAATAAGCATCGGACGGATTCTAGCGTTTGCCGCGCTTGTTCGGAGCGGGTTTGACCGCAACCGATCCGATGGAGATCGCCTTGGCGGAGTCGGTCATGGACGGTTTGGCCGTGATTGGAACAGCTGCCGCATCGCTCAGGGAAGCATCGGTCTTCGGCAGTTTTTCGGCGATACCATAGGCCAGTTCGCGTCGCCGCAACTCCGCCAGGATCTCGTCGGGAGCGATGTCGAGATCGGCGAGAAGCACAACCAG from Azospirillum sp. B510 includes:
- the hisE gene encoding phosphoribosyl-ATP diphosphatase, with protein sequence MQALRREPSAFPEASRTAKLLAQGRGRMARKVGEEAIEVAIEAMRGDRGALVMESADLLYNLVVLLADLDIAPDEILAELRRRELAYGIAEKLPKTDASLSDAAAVPITAKPSMTDSAKAISIGSVAVKPAPNKRGKR